The genomic segment GTCCGCGGGTCGTCCAGCGCCTCGCGTATCCGGTCTAACTGCTCGTGGTCGCTTCGGGTGGTGACGGCGATGGCGCCCTGTCCGGGCGAGGGGACGAACTCCGTCGGCGGGAGGCGTTCGTACTCGACGCGGTGGAGCAGTCCCGACCGCTGGAGGCCCGCCTCCGCGAGGACGATGGCGTCGTACTCCGTCTCCACGTCGCGTTCGAGCGCGCGACGCTGTATCTCGCTCAGGTCGTCGAACCACTCGTCGATGGAGCGGTCGAACTCGGTATCGTACTCCTCGCCGGACGCCGACGCCTCGGCGGCGTTACCCTTCTTCTCCCGGTCGTCGTCGACGCGCGCGGCGTGTTCGCGCTGGAGTTCGGGCGCGAGCAGTTTCTCCACGCGGGTGTCGACGTTGCCGCGCAGGGGTTCGACCCGCAGGTCGGGCCGCGCGGCCAGAATCTGTGCCTTGCGCCGGAGCGACGAGGTGCCGACGACGGCGTCGGCGGGGAGGTTCTCCAGCGACGTGCCGTCGGGCGTGAGAAGCAGGTCGGTCGCCGGTGCGCGTTCGGGGACGCCGGTGACGACGAGGTCCGCGGGGCGTTCGGTCGGCATGTCCTTCATCGAGTGGACGGCGGCGTCGGCGTCGCCGTCGAGCACCCGTTCGTCGAGGGCGCGGACGAACGCACCCGTCTTCCCCAGCCGATGGATGAGTTCGTCGCGTATCTGGTCGCCACGCGTCTCCACCTCCATGAGGTCGACTTCGAACCGACGGTCGGCGAGTGCGTCCCGCACGCTCGCCGTCTGTCGGAGTGCGAGGTCTGACCCTCGCGTCGCCAGTCGGAGCGTCCCGCGTTTCATATCTGTCCGAACGTGGGCGCCGGTGGGTGAAAAGCCCACCAGTTCGCGTTCGCGGGCGTGACGCGGTGTCGTGCCGGGGGGACCGCGCGACGGCGGTCGGTCGACCACACCGGAGCGGCTAACTGTCGGTCGGCCGTCCACTCCGGCGTGCGCCCTCCCCGCCTCACCCGCCGTCGCCTCCTCGTCGCGGGCGGCCTGTCGCTCGCGGCCAGCCTCGCCCTCGACCCGTCGCTCGTCGTCGCCGACGACGCCGGTTCCGAAGCGGTCACCGACTGGCCGATGCCGCGGCGCGACCCCGCGCGGACCGGGTTCGACCCCGCCGGCGTCGCCCCGCGCGGCGACCTCTCGGTCGCGTGGGAGGCCCCCGTTCCCGACGCGGCGTATCGCACGCGGTCGCTCGCCGTCGCCGACGGTGCCGTCTACGCCGTCGGACGCGACGCCGTCGTCGCCCGCGACGCCGCCACCGGGACGCTCCGCTGGCGCTTCGACGGCCGGAAGCGACCGTGGCGCGAGTCCCTCCAGTTCTCGTCGCCGCCGCTGGCGTCCGACGGCGGCCTTCTCGTCGCCGCCGAGACGGAGGTACTGGAGTTCGGTACCGCGTCCGGACGCCTCCGCTGGTCGTACGACGAGACGACGAGCGTCGAGACCCCGCTCCTCGCCGCCGGGAGCGTCTACTGCCCGGACGCCACTGACGGGACCGCCGTCCTCGACGCGACGACCGGACTCCCGCGCGACCGGTCGCCGCTTCGGACGGAACTCGACCCGCTGGCGTTCCGCGGCGGCCTCCTCGTCGGCCGCGGCGACGCCCCGGACGAACTCGCGGCGGTGGACGCCCGGACGGGTCGCCGCGAGTGGCGACTGACGCTCGGTGTCGCCGACCCCTCGTCGCTCTCGCCGTGCGTCGGCCGGGACGCCGTCTACTACGGGAGCGGCCCGCTGTACGCGGTTTCGCTCGGCGACGGCGACGTGCTGTGGGAGGGCGACGTCGGCGTGCGACGCTCGGCCCTCCGGCCCGTCACCGACGGCGACCGGGTGTTCGTCGCGGCCGGCGACGGCGCGTCGCCGTTCGCTGCCGCCCTCGACGCCGCGACGGGCGACAGACTGTGGCGGACCGACGTTCCGGTGCCGCGCGACGGTCTCGCCGCCGTCGTCGGCGAGACGCTGTACCTCCCGACGAGCGACGGGTTCGTCGCCCTCGACGCGACCGACGGGGCGGAGGTCGGCCGGTTCGAGGCATCGACCGACGAGGGCGACGTTCGCTCGCCAGTCGTCGCGGACGGCACCGTCTACGTCGGCGTCGGCGGGACGCTGTACGCCGTGGAGGGTTCGGCGTGACGGACGACCGGAGCGCGGAATCCGGAAGCGACCCGAGCGCGGAATCCGGCGGCGACCGGAGCGCCACCGGCATCGTCGTCGCCGGCGTCGCCGACTTCTTCGGCCTCGTCTGGCTCTGGATCGCCTTCGGGACGCTGTTCCGACCGCTCTCGGTCGTCGTGAACGCCGCGCTCGTCGCGGACCCGTTCTCGTTCGGCCAACTCGCCGTGCAGGCTCCGACGCTCGCCGCCGTCGCCGTCACGAACGCGCGGTATCCGGACGCCTCCGCGCTCAGAATCTGGCTCGTCGGCCTCGCCTCGACGTTCCTGTTCGTCGCCTGCGCGGCCCTCGCGGGGACGCTCGACCCGCCGACGAGCGGGTCCGTCGTCGTCGTGGTTCGACTCGTCCTCCTCTGG from the Halogeometricum rufum genome contains:
- a CDS encoding outer membrane protein assembly factor BamB family protein, coding for MRPPRLTRRRLLVAGGLSLAASLALDPSLVVADDAGSEAVTDWPMPRRDPARTGFDPAGVAPRGDLSVAWEAPVPDAAYRTRSLAVADGAVYAVGRDAVVARDAATGTLRWRFDGRKRPWRESLQFSSPPLASDGGLLVAAETEVLEFGTASGRLRWSYDETTSVETPLLAAGSVYCPDATDGTAVLDATTGLPRDRSPLRTELDPLAFRGGLLVGRGDAPDELAAVDARTGRREWRLTLGVADPSSLSPCVGRDAVYYGSGPLYAVSLGDGDVLWEGDVGVRRSALRPVTDGDRVFVAAGDGASPFAAALDAATGDRLWRTDVPVPRDGLAAVVGETLYLPTSDGFVALDATDGAEVGRFEASTDEGDVRSPVVADGTVYVGVGGTLYAVEGSA
- the hemC gene encoding hydroxymethylbilane synthase; translated protein: MKRGTLRLATRGSDLALRQTASVRDALADRRFEVDLMEVETRGDQIRDELIHRLGKTGAFVRALDERVLDGDADAAVHSMKDMPTERPADLVVTGVPERAPATDLLLTPDGTSLENLPADAVVGTSSLRRKAQILAARPDLRVEPLRGNVDTRVEKLLAPELQREHAARVDDDREKKGNAAEASASGEEYDTEFDRSIDEWFDDLSEIQRRALERDVETEYDAIVLAEAGLQRSGLLHRVEYERLPPTEFVPSPGQGAIAVTTRSDHEQLDRIREALDDPRTRVTTTVERTVLAELGGGCIAPIGVHAKLQGEYVHVTARVLSADGTEEVKASRDLPVRDHANAAAEFADSLADRGAADLIAAARDDADADSVGGGARAETDDERSELDADGEVDGA